One part of the Planctomycetaceae bacterium genome encodes these proteins:
- a CDS encoding ECF-type sigma factor: MQAAVPTLTGDDSMHVDESITLWIDQLRAGDSSAAQKLWETYFQRMVNLARGRLDGASKQMADEEDVAVSAFRSFCIGAQEGRFTQLTDRTNLWPLLIAITANKAVDLIRYNNRAKRGGAQALESTVIERARPISPDEVFTNEPTPEFAAQVAEDLQRLLKRLDDARDPQLQQIALWKMDGESNTDIAVKLGCARRTVERKLRMIASLWSRDEPA, encoded by the coding sequence ATGCAAGCAGCGGTGCCGACTCTGACAGGCGACGATTCCATGCACGTCGACGAATCCATCACGCTTTGGATTGACCAGCTTCGCGCCGGAGATTCTTCGGCGGCTCAGAAGTTGTGGGAGACGTATTTTCAGCGCATGGTCAATCTGGCTCGCGGCCGGCTGGACGGCGCGTCGAAGCAGATGGCAGACGAGGAGGACGTTGCTGTCAGCGCGTTTCGCAGTTTCTGTATCGGAGCGCAGGAGGGACGCTTTACGCAACTGACTGACCGTACCAACCTGTGGCCGCTGCTGATTGCGATCACCGCCAACAAGGCCGTTGATCTGATCCGGTACAACAACCGCGCCAAACGCGGCGGGGCTCAGGCGCTGGAAAGCACTGTCATTGAACGAGCCCGGCCGATTTCTCCGGATGAAGTGTTCACGAATGAGCCGACTCCGGAATTCGCAGCGCAGGTTGCCGAAGATCTGCAACGGCTGTTGAAGCGGCTGGATGATGCGCGCGACCCGCAGTTGCAGCAGATTGCTTTGTGGAAGATGGATGGTGAGTCGAACACGGACATCGCCGTGAAACTCGGTTGTGCGCGGCGCACCGTGGAGCGTAAGCTGAGGATGATCGCTTCACTGTGGAGCCGGGATGAACCCGCATGA